A section of the Solitalea canadensis DSM 3403 genome encodes:
- a CDS encoding class I SAM-dependent rRNA methyltransferase: MKTIQLKAGKEKAVKQHHPWVFSGAIDHIKTNPNAGEIIKLVNSKGDFLAYGYYNDQSKITVRAIEWNEEHIVDDNWWKNKLERAINRRSDLFKSTDTDSFRLVYSEADGLPGLIVDKYADYLVVQILTVGIEARKAIIVDALNAILKPKGIYERSDASARSLEGLKASNGLLAGSEPEEFTQIKENGLTFVVNIPDGQKSGYFLDQRVTRKAIAEYCKNLDVLDCFCYAGGFTLNAKKVGAKSVISVDSSPLAIEMVKRNHQANEIGFKEEDLVRGDVNTTLRRFQQENKKFDLIILDPPKLAPNRSAVDRALRAYKDLNLQALKILEPGGLLATFSCSGGIELSMLKQAVAWAALDAGKEVQFVEQFIQPADHPVLASFPESEYLKGLLCRVL; the protein is encoded by the coding sequence ATGAAAACCATTCAACTAAAAGCAGGAAAAGAAAAAGCGGTTAAACAGCATCATCCTTGGGTTTTTTCCGGCGCGATCGATCATATAAAAACAAATCCGAATGCAGGTGAAATTATCAAACTGGTTAATAGTAAAGGTGATTTTTTAGCTTACGGATATTACAATGATCAATCCAAAATAACAGTAAGAGCTATCGAATGGAATGAAGAGCACATTGTAGACGATAATTGGTGGAAAAACAAACTTGAAAGAGCAATAAATCGTCGCAGTGATTTATTCAAATCTACTGATACAGATTCTTTTCGTCTCGTTTATAGTGAGGCTGATGGATTACCGGGTTTAATAGTTGATAAATATGCTGATTATCTTGTAGTACAAATTTTAACTGTTGGGATTGAAGCACGTAAAGCCATTATTGTTGACGCATTAAATGCTATCCTAAAGCCAAAAGGAATCTATGAACGTAGCGATGCTTCGGCAAGAAGTCTTGAAGGATTAAAGGCATCAAACGGTTTATTGGCTGGATCTGAACCTGAAGAGTTCACGCAGATAAAAGAGAATGGATTAACCTTCGTTGTAAATATTCCAGATGGTCAGAAATCAGGCTATTTTCTAGATCAACGAGTAACGAGAAAAGCTATTGCGGAATATTGCAAAAACCTTGATGTGTTGGACTGTTTTTGCTATGCAGGTGGTTTCACTTTAAATGCTAAAAAAGTAGGAGCTAAATCTGTAATCAGTGTTGATTCATCTCCTTTGGCGATTGAGATGGTAAAAAGAAATCATCAGGCAAATGAAATTGGGTTTAAAGAAGAAGATTTAGTGCGTGGTGATGTAAATACAACACTTCGGCGTTTTCAGCAGGAAAACAAAAAATTCGATCTTATTATTCTCGACCCGCCAAAATTAGCGCCAAATCGTTCAGCAGTTGACAGAGCGTTGAGAGCCTACAAAGATTTAAACTTACAAGCATTAAAAATACTAGAACCAGGTGGCTTATTGGCAACCTTTTCATGTTCGGGAGGAATAGAACTTTCTATGCTCAAACAGGCAGTTGCCTGGGCGGCATTGGATGCCGGAAAAGAAGTTCAGTTTGTTGAACAATTTATACAACCGGCAGACCATCCTGTACTTGCCTCATTTCCCGAATCAGAATATTTAAAAGGGCTTCTTTGTCGGGTTTTATAA